The following proteins are co-located in the Camelina sativa cultivar DH55 chromosome 12, Cs, whole genome shotgun sequence genome:
- the LOC104733074 gene encoding cytochrome P450 84A1-like, translating into MASKIGRPLNVVCGGYEGVKQEINLVLLNRSLPFPPGPRGYPIVGNLKLKNQLSHRGLAELAKQYGGLLHLQMGRIHIVAVSTAEMAREILQVQDVVFANRPANVAISYLTYNRADMAFANYGPLWRQMRKICVMKLFSRKRAESWASVREEIDSMVQTLTEQTGSPVNVGELVFALTRNITYRAAFGSFARDGQDEFVKILQEFSKLFGAFDITEFLPWMRWFGNRGFNKRLENARKSLDGFIDKIIDAHIEKKESRQNYDDDSLDDDMVDELMAFYSGENGGDQSNDSQSSSLRLTRDNIKALVMDVMFGGTETVASAIEWAMTELLKNPHELRKLQQELADVIGLSRQFHESDLENLPYFRCAMKETLRLHPPIPLLLHEAAADSVVSGYSIPRDSRVMVNVYAIGRDESVWTEPNAFKPGRFMDIKAPDFKGSDFEYLPFGSGRRSCPGMQLGLYAMELAVAHMLHSFNWELPEGANSGDLDITDMFGLTAPRATRLIAVPSYRLKCPMVI; encoded by the exons ATGGCGAGCAAGATTGGTCGGCCTTTGAACGTAGTGTGTGGTGGATATGAGGGAGTAAAACAAGAAATCAACCT AGTTTTGTTAAATCGGAGTCTTCCCTTTCCACCAGGTCCAAGAGGATATCCAATCGTAGGAAACTTGAAACTTAAAAACCAATTGAGTCATCGTGGTCTGGCCGAGTTAGCCAAACAATATGGTGGTCTCCTACACCTTCAGATGGGTAGAATTCATATTGTAGCCGTTTCAACTGCTGAGATGGCTCGAGAAATTCTTCAG GTTCAAGATGTGGTTTTTGCAAACCGGCCGGCTAACGTAGCGATTTCATATCTTACTTACAACCGAGCGGATATGGCATTTGCGAACTACGGTCCGCTTTGGCGTCAAATGAGAAAGATTTGCGTGATGAAACTCTTTAGCAGAAAGCGGGCCGAATCATGGGCTTCGGTACGAGAAGAAATCGATTCAATGGTTCAAACGCTTACCGAACAAACCGGTTCACCGGTTAACGTTGGGGAGCTGGTTTTCGCTTTGACGCGGAACATAACATATCGAGCTGCGTTTGGCTCCTTCGCTCGCGACGGTCAGGACGAATTCGTGAAGATACTACAAGAGTTCTCAAAGCTCTTTGGTGCATTTGATATTACAGAGTTCTTACCGTGGATGAGATGGTTTGGTAACCGCGGTTTCAACAAGCGGTTAGAAAACGCTAGGAAATCGTTGGATGGATTCATAGACAAAATCATCGATGCACATATCGAAAAGAAGGAATCTAGACaaaattatgatgatgatagcTTGGACGATGACATGGTTGATGAACTAATGGCGTTTTATAGCGGCGAGAATGGTGGTGATCAATCTAATGATTCTCAGTCATCATCACTTAGACTCACAAGAGACAACATCAAAGCCCTTGTCATG GATGTGATGTTTGGTGGGACTGAAACGGTGGCGTCTGCGATTGAATGGGCAATGACAGAGCTGTTGAAGAATCCTCACGAACTTAGGAAACTGCAGCAAGAACTCGCCGACGTCATCGGTTTGAGTCGCCAGTTTCACGAGTCTGATCTCGAGAACCTTCCTTACTTCAGATGCGCCATGAAGGAGACGTTGAGGCTACACCCGCCGATCCCACTTCTCCTTCACGAGGCGGCAGCGGATTCCGTCGTCTCTGGCTACTCAATCCCACGTGATTCTCGGGTCATGGTTAATGTGTACGCAATTGGGCGTGACGAATCGGTTTGGACTGAACCAAATGCGTTTAAACCGGGCCGGTTTATGGATATCAAGGCTCCGGATTTCAAAGGTAGTGATTTCGAGTATCTACCGTTTGGGTCGGGTCGAAGATCGTGCCCGGGCATGCAGCTAGGGCTTTATGCTATGGAGCTCGCTGTCGCGCACATGCTTCATTCTTTTAACTGGGAGTTGCCGGAAGGAGCTAACTCCGGCGATCTGGATATCACTGACATGTTTGGTCTCACAGCGCCTAGAGCCACCAGGCTCATCGCCGTTCCGAGCTATCGGCTAAAGTGCCCGATGGTGATTTAA
- the LOC104729203 gene encoding zinc finger protein GIS2-like has product MSTAERRSRKIHTDRFVYRDDPYRRDSLPIPSFSQNNTCNNCKRPGHFARDCPHVSICHNCGLPGHIVSECSTKSLCWNCREPGHMANSCTNEGICHSCGIAGHRAKDCTARQLPPGDLRLCNNCYKQGHFAADCTNEKACNNCRMTGHLARDCRDDPVCNLCNVAGHLAVKCPKTDGLAGDRRPRGIRGVHRGGGYNRDQYEEDIVCRNCRQVGHMSRDCTARLMICRNCGGRGHIAYDCPSARFVNNQFPLRY; this is encoded by the exons ATGAGTACAGCAGAGAGAAGGAGCAGGAAGATTCATACAGATCGTTTTGTTTACCGTGATGATCCTTATCGAAGAGATTCACTTCCAATTCCAAGTTTCAG CCAAAACAATACATGCAATAACTGCAAGCGACCTGGTCATTTTGCTCGAGATTGTCCCCATGTCTCAATCTGCCACAACTGTGGCCTTCCTGG GCACATAGTATCAGAATGCTCCACAAAGTCACTGTGTTGGAACTGCCGTGAACCAGGTCACATGGCTAATAGCTGCACCAACGAAGGCATTTGTCACAGCTGTGGTATAGCCGGACACCGAGCTAAAGACTGCACAGCTCGCCAGCTCCCACCTGGAGACCTTAGGCTCTGCAACAACTGTTACAAGCAAGGCCACTTTGCAGCAGATTGCACTAACGAGAAAGCATGCAACAACTGCAGGATGACTGGTCATTTGGCTCGTGACTGTAGAGACGATCCTGTCTGCAACCTGTGTAATGTCGCTGGTCACCTTGCTGTTAAATGCCCAAAAACAGATGGACTAGCAGGAGACCGAAGACCACGTGGGATCAGAGGCGTGCATCGTGGTGGCGGCTATAACCGAGACCAGTACGAGGAAGACATTGTGTGTAGGAACTGCCGGCAAGTGGGGCATATGAGCAGAGACTGCACAGCTCGGTTAATGATATGTCGTAATTGTGGTGGAAGAGGCCACATTGCGTATGATTGTCCTTCTGCGAGATTTGTGAACAATCAGTTTCCCTTAAGGTACTAA
- the LOC104729204 gene encoding SH3 domain-containing protein 2, with translation MDTIRKQASKLREQVARQQQAVLRQFGGGGGYGGSDTLITDEEELHRHQNLEKLYISTRSAKHFQRDIVRGVQGYIVTGSKQVEIGTKLCEDSRKYGSDNTCTSGNTLTRASLSFANARALMEKERANLLKTLGTQVAEPLRAMVLGAPLEDARHLAQRYDRMRQETEAQTIEVSRRQAKVRENPSNPELVMKLESAEAKLQDLNSNMTVLGKEAASAMAGVEDQQQNQTLQRLLTLVEAERSYHQRILEIIERLEGEMRFEQQRIEAPQTPQVVNITSSPPPSYQEANNEVDTSQMHNGTSDAMGYFLGEVMFPYQADSDFELSISVGDYVVIREVASSGWAEGECKGKAGWFPYDYIERRDRVLATKVIEVL, from the exons ATGGACACAATCAGAAAGCAAGCTTCTAAGCTCAGAGAACAAGTGGCCAGACAGCAACAG GCTGTTCTGAGACAATTTGGTGGAGGTGGTGGTTATGGAGGTTCAGACACTCTAATAACCGACGAGGAAGAGTTACATCGGCATCAGAATCTTGAGAAGCTTTACATCTCAACACGCTCTGCTAAG catTTTCAACGAGATATTGTTCGTGGTGTACAAGGATATATCGTTACAGGATCCAAACAAGTCGAaatag GTACTAAGTTGTGTGAGGATAGTAGGAAATATGGTTCGGATAATACATGTACTAGTGGTAATACACTAACAAGAGCTTCACTCAGCTTCGCAAATGCTCGAGCTCTTATGGAGAAAGAACGCGCAAATCTCTTGAAGACTCTTGGCACACAG GTCGCTGAGCCACTAAGGGCAATGGTATTGGGAGCTCCATTGGAAGATGCTCGACATCTAGCACAACGGTATGATCGGATGCGACAAGAAACTGAAGCTCAG ACTATCGAAGTATCGAGACGGCAAGCTAAAGTTAGAGAGAATCCTAGTAATCCCGAACTAGTAATGAAGCTGGAATCTGCTGAAGCCAAACTACAAGACCTTAATTCAAATATGACAGTATTGGGGAAGGAAGCAGCTTCTGCCATGGCTGGAGTGGAAGATCAACAGCAAAACCAAACTCTTCAGCGGCTATTAACTTTG GTTGAAGCAGAGCGTAGTTACCATCAAAGGATCCTTGAGATAATTGAACGGCTCGAAGGAGAG ATGAGATTTGAGCAACAAAGAATCGAAGCACCTCAAACGCCACAAGTAGTGAACATCACATCTTCGCCTCCACCTTCATATCAAGAAGCCAATAATGAAGTCGATACTTCTCAAATGCATAATGGGACATCAGACGCCATGGGATACTTCTTAGGAGAG GTCATGTTTCCTTATCAAGCTGATTCAGATTTTGAGCTCAGCATATCAGTTGGAGACTACGTTGTTATCAGAGAG GTAGCGAGTAGCGGGTGGGCAGAAGGAGAATGTAAAGGCAAAGCGGGTTGGTTTCCTTACGACTACATCGAAAGAAGGGATCGTGTCCTTGCAACTAAGGTCATCGAGGTCTTGTAA